The window acCTACGCGTACAAATAAAGTCACCTCCCTATCTAGAAGGCAATAAGCACACTAACAAGGAATTGCCCAAAATTAACAAGagattgcaagaaaattacctgcaattagcatcataaaataaaaaataaagattaagaagaacaaaaagtaacgacctgaaaaaagtgctgaaataaagtaaaaaataattaatatgaaCAATAACagacatgtattttttgtaatgttatttaaaatataaaattataaatatagtttttcttcATATATCTTCCAagttatttcatatttttcaaatgattctctctctcatGGTCTCTTTCTTAAGATAATTTTTACTCTTTACTCTTgccaccttttacttttttttttcttttttttgcaatttcatgCCAAATTGGTGAtagcccatgtttttgaaagatctcaaatcaatttgctcacattttaaaggtttaaatgcttgtgaaaggcgtctgaaggcagcacaagaaaactgatgctgaaccaggtttcaaaaggttgaTGTAATTCAATGACCGTGACATTGCAGAGTAATGTTGGATTACCTTGGCCAGTGAGAGTGACGGCAGGCAGAGCAGATAATCCGCCCCATCCATGAAACTGGATTACGACAGGATTACAGACTGGCATGCAAACTCAGTGGAGGACATGAACTGGCAAGCACTAACTGATCAAACTCACTCACCAGTAGCTCGTACTGATTTACATTGATATGAACTATTGACATAAACAGCTTGAGCATTAACAATTCTCCATGTGTATAAAACTCAATATAATGGTTTAcacctttaaaataaagtctAATCCTGTATTAATTGTTCAGATATCTCTTGTTATGATAAATGTGAATGTGACGTGTGCAGTGTTAAACTATTTTGGATGACTCGTTTAAATTAAGCAGCATAAACTTAATTTATCGTATGTGATTTAGGGCGATTATCTTACCTTGCTCATCATGTAAGACAATAATTGCTTGTGGGTTGTAGAAGCTGAAACAGATATTTTGGAGTGTGTTTGGATCTCAATTTGTAAAAACTTTGTTGAgatttccaaacattttttaaaaaatgtaatgttatgtgCTCTAATGACCATTCCACTGTCATTTAAAAGCAGAGTCCTAcacgggtcatttttttgcaaacctGCACCCAGCTGACATTGTGAtcaatgagagagagagagagagagagctgcattgcatgtgcagaaaaagacaaaattatctgaaaatctttttttttttttttttaaattttgcttaaTGACCCTGTTACATACTTTGTTTTATATCTTCTAACAGTTACATGTATCATAGTTCTATAACAGTCCCACGGTGCCTACTGTAGTGGTTTTTCatcttaaataattaaaataaataatagttgtCATTTATGATCATTAGCTGTTTTGGTGCCCCCTAAAGCACTTGGTGACATACACTCAGTGTGTAATGTGTATGTACGTAGTGGTGACACTGAACTTAATTATCAAGTCAAATCCAGACCTTCCCCAACCCATTAATACAAGTCCTTTAACGCGACCCATGATTAAACACACCGTTATGCCTTTGTTTTGCGTGTCCCATTCAGATGTGCAAAGCACTTGCTTAGTCAGCTCCCACCTGTTGTTGATGTAATGCAAAGTGACATAAAGATGCTGTCGGATCAGTCACAAGCTGCTGAGTGTCCATGCTGCCAGCTTGCACCactatgattatttttgttcccgcctgctgcctgtctgcattttagtacatttttcaACTGTGATCATACCAATGAatttatataaacatatttttcaccTGTTACACAACCCTCTGTAAGGGTCCAGGGACAGAGGGATGCTGtgtgttgtaaagccctctgaggcaagtTATGATTCCTCATATTGgactttaaaaatcaaactgaagcTGAATTAAAATGACTATTTCTAAAGCCCTTTGGGGCACGCTTTTTGACTGGCCTACAGTGAACTTTGACTTGGCTTATCTCTAAAACACTTATGATTGCCTTTGGGAATGAAATTTCGTATATGAATAAATTTTCCTTTTTGCAGGTTACCAACATGATACAGGACTCTGCTTTAAAGGCACCAGTGTTTCTTTAGATTAGTGTTTTGATGAGTTGATTAAacagccatccatccatccattttcttccgcttatccggggtcgggtcgcgggggcagcagctgtgagacgtagtctctccagcgtgtcctgggtcttccccggggcctcctaccggtgggacgtgccctgaacacctcaccagggaggcgtcctggaggcatcctaattagatgcccgagccacctcatctggctcttctcaatgcggaggagcagcagctctactccgagctcctcccggatgaccgagcttctcaccctatctctaagggagagcccagccaccctacggaggaaactcatttcggccgcttgtacccacgatcttgttctttcggtcactacccaaagctcgtgaccataggtgagggtaggaacgaagatcgaccggtaaatcgagagttTTGACTTTCGGCTCAGAtccctcttcaccaagacagaccggtgcagagtctgcattactgcagacgctgcaccgatccgcctgtcgatctcccgttccatccttccctcacttgtgaacaagaccccgaggtacttaaactcctccacttggggcaggtatttgtccccgatccggagggggcacgccacccttttcctgctgagaaccatggtctcggatttggaggtgctgattctcatcccagctgcttcacactcggctgcgaaccttGATTAAACAGATTGTATCTTATAGTCCATCAAAATGTAGTCCTAATCCTATAAGATTTGTTTTCTccaagtaaacaaactaaaattgGTTCCCAAAATGCTGTCTCCAAGTGCATAAAACTATCCTAATGAATGGTCGCCCAttataaacaaacattcatCATACCCCACAGTAGCGATCCTCATTGAAGATCTGCGGAGGCAGTGGGTTGCCTTTTTCCGGCTGCTTGTCTCTGGGGATGTTGCGGTACATCCAgagcctctgctcctccagcatGGTGATGTCTACTTCCTGGAAGCTGATTCGATTGGCCTCCAGGAAACCCACCACTgcttgctgatgtttttttacctGGAGCAAAATAATGGATAGAAGAGAGGTTTGGGAGAGGTGTTGAGATACAGATACATTAAAGACTCATGGTAAGAAATATGAAGTTGgacatggactttttttttcttttttacagcaAACAAATGCAGGGTTCTTAAGTTCCCAAGTGGTattctttgaattttttattttaagttagcTATTTGAGATTTAATGATGCACTTTCcgaaaaaaagattcataaaatctTAGCACTTTAAAGACTTCTGAAAAATtaattcaagactttttaagaccaATTAAAGCCTGGTTTTAAAACTGATTCATTCAATTCCTTTAAAGAATTTGTACATAATGCACAAAGTAAGTGTAACTGGAcactgtacatgtgtgtatggctttccctctgtctctttatgTTGCTCTTGGCCAAGCAGTAGGGTGTTTAATACAcaatacaataacaaacagtAAGCTGACACCCATCAAACCAGAGCACACACATGTGAAGTGCACTGTATGTATCCGCTGCTTCACAACTGCACTGGACATTAAGAAGGATTATTGATTAGTGAAGGAGATTATGTTTAAAATCAGAGCACTGACATCATTTTCCTGTACAGTATGACCTTATAGTACATCAATACTAGATCTTAGAAGAGGCTATAGGCTGAAATTAAGAAGTATTTTCTCTTAATGAATACATTGTTTACTATAGTTGTTATACTATTCCATATAAGTGATGAATTAGGATGTTTTTGTGCAGACATAGTTCAACCatttctgcagctgtgtgtcctctgtgtacTTCCCAAGCCCACAATTAAGTGTCTATTCAAGAGGGAACCCCATCCTGGAGACTGTGCAATGAACTTTCCTATTTGTGGTCTATGGGATGGCTGCAACAGCTCCCTATGGTATCGTCCCTTTATGTGCTCTGGGACGTTCTGTTTAAGTGAAAATGCATGACAGTGTTTGTGAAcgctgagagaaaaacaaattcgAGGATAATTTTAGAAACCGAAAAGTCCCACAGTCAGGAAAGTCTTAAAAGCACTTTAGACACAGAGACGCAGTCCTGCAGAGACCCTGGAGTCCttccttctttgtttgttttttttaatcttgtgtcCACAAGTAAATTATCTAATAACAACTTGTGTGATAATAACTTGTGTGCACAAGATAATTAACTTGCTCCCAACAGATTATCAtgtgtgcacaaaaaaataatatcgcCTTTAGGGACTTGAGGGGCTCCACATAGTtcacattttagtgttttatgtttAGAATGATTGTCACAGTTTGTTCAATTAGATGCAAGGAAAACTTACTTATGTGGGCAAATTTCTACAACATTTGGCGTCTTTGCCCCATTTATCTTTTACATTCACATCTAGCTTGGAATATTTCAAAAATCCAATTATTCTAAGTCTGTCTGAATCAGTGAAACGATTTTACATTCAGTGTCACGAGCATACATTctgtaattatttataaatgCTTTCTACTTGTAGAAATATCCACTTAGTTCATTTGTTATTCTGAAGGGGATCATGTGTTGTGTTCATGcctgtgtgtaggtgtgtgaatgtgacctTCTGTATCAATCTGCCCCCAACTAAACTCACAACGACTGGACCAATCAAccaaatattttgtgttcatATTCATAATGACCTCTCATGGTTGCAGTGATTCACAATATTTGACAAAGCCGTTTTCTTGACTGTTTTATATCATCAGTGTGCTGACTCTCATTCCCCTTAACCAGCCCTTACATGGTCTGTTGCAGGCCACATGTTGGCCTTTATCATGTCACAAAAATTGACATCCATGGAAACATTAAGTCTTATTTTGAACcagagcatctgcagattaattccataCCTGATATTTTATTATCCACTAAAGTTAAGCACAATACGTGATGaataaatcacctttttttgcTGCCATCTTGACTGTAAGAATGTAACAATTCAGCTGGGGGTAGCTGCCTGCAATACGGCTGCCATGGTTGTGACATGGTTTCCTGTTGCTGCACGGAGTCATACTACAGCTGGAGCATTTCAGACGCAGATACTTTCACCTGCCTGACTTTGTAGACTTGCAGATTCTGTTGATTTGATAATTTTTTCCTTGATATCTCTACTTCTACCCTAAGTAAGTAAGAAGGCTACGTAGTTAAATGgtttctttttatgtctttttaaagactGTTTCTATTTTATACTCTGTTGTGTTGTAGCCTAGAGACAAAGTTAATACTGCTAAAAGACCAGCTATGAATGTCATGGATTTCAATCAAGATGTACTGCTGTATTTCAGATATTAAAGGCATTcgtgtttatatttatattgtatctACATTTCACATCCAATGCTTGTTAGCAGGAAAACTCAATCTGCTCTTTAAAACACGCCATGGCTTCGTCAAAGATAGAAGAGGCACATATTTCTATGAGGCTtctgaagcacattgtgctgcgTCTAAAGTGGCCGCTATCAGCCCTGGCGGCCGCTTCGTAGC is drawn from Plectropomus leopardus isolate mb chromosome 16, YSFRI_Pleo_2.0, whole genome shotgun sequence and contains these coding sequences:
- the sh3bgrl2 gene encoding SH3 domain-binding glutamic acid-rich-like protein 2; amino-acid sequence: MVIKVYIASSTGSVAVKKHQQAVVGFLEANRISFQEVDITMLEEQRLWMYRNIPRDKQPEKGNPLPPQIFNEDRYCGDYEDFFQSKEDNTVFAFLGLSSQPSVKDSES